In Callospermophilus lateralis isolate mCalLat2 chromosome 4, mCalLat2.hap1, whole genome shotgun sequence, one genomic interval encodes:
- the LOC143397385 gene encoding sperm-associated antigen 11B-like, which produces MAQQFHPAFISLLLVALLFPGSHRALSVNSSGTEVPSGPQEGAPGQGANGSPMVHHQVRRYFQPRTPPFLEPEPALKVVNCKKAEGLCQEYCNYLETQVGYCSKKKDACCLPRN; this is translated from the exons ATGGCTCAGCAATTCCACCCTGCCTTCATCAGCCTTCTCCTTGTGGCCCTGCTATTTCCAG GCTCGCACAGAGCCCTCTCTGTGAACTCCTCAGGCACTGAGGTCCCCAGCGGCCCCCAGGAAGGAGCTCCTGGCCAAGGAGCAAACGGGTCTCCCATGGTGCATCACCAAGTAAGGCGTTACTTCCAACCGCGAACTCCCCCTTTTCTTG AACCTGAACCAGCTCTGAAAGTTGTCAATTGCAAGAAAGCTGAAGGTCTCTGTCAAGAATATTGTAATTATCTGGAAACACAAGTCGGCTACTGCTCTAAAAAGAAAGATGCCTGCTGTTTACCCAGGAACTGA
- the LOC143396388 gene encoding beta-defensin 106A-like translates to MKTGLFLFAALFFLAPAKNEFFDEKCYQLKGKCMRHCQKNEELVALCQKSLKCCLTLQPCGKIRLDD, encoded by the exons ATGAAGACTGGCCTCTTTCTATTTGCTGCTCTCTTCTTTCTGGCTCCAG CCAAGAATGAGTTTTTTGATGAGAAATGCTACCAGCTTAAAGGGAAATGCATGCGTCATTGTCAGAAAAATGAAGAGCTTGTGGCTCTGTGCCAGAAGTCCCTGAAATGCTGTCTGACGCTCCAACCCTGTGGGAAGATTAGATTGGATGACTGA
- the LOC143397386 gene encoding beta-defensin 104A-like, whose amino-acid sequence MVLNISIHRWLPPFLGAQATADKEDLVLLLAISLFPDQDRPGRSHLETDRICGYGTARCRWKCKTQEHEIGRCPNTSTCCLKTWKQGLNPHQIPSSEPSAATH is encoded by the exons ATGGTTTTAAACATCTCCATCCATAGGTGGCtgcctccattccttggggctcaag CAACTGCAGACAAGGAGGACCTTGTGCTGCTCTTGGCCATTTCTCTCTTCCCTGACCAAGACCGTCCAG GGAGAAGTCACCTCGAGACAGACAGAATATGTGGCTATGGGACTGCTCGCTGCCGATGGAAATGTAAGACACAGGAACACGAAATTGGAAGGTGCCCCAACACCTCCACTTGCTGTTTGAAAACATGGAAACAAGGGTTGAATCCTCACCAAATACCAAGTTCTGAACCCAGTGCTGCTACCCACTAG